A genomic segment from Candidatus Brocadia sinica JPN1 encodes:
- a CDS encoding tyrosine-type recombinase/integrase, translated as MTLTNNELIAYLLQEKGEDAMKGAIRAKGHCPVCQGSFTEVKKLGFICAEHKTVPNRFYIDLFHKGQRIRLFSDKHGQAIDTYQRASSLLSHINYEIQNRTFDPTRYVKQDLEKFYVSTLLDKFLTFKIDSIAPSYKKDYRRFVQIAKDYFGGTDARELRKIDVINYREHLAKNFDFSEKTVKNILDNFKTFLNYLKSDLEILDVVPSFPVIGVPQPKITWLTQELQQKVFEVVPDDHKPIFAFLMLHGCRPSEARALKCKDIDLEHGVITISSTFSGRVFLERRKGRNSKDSTIPLHPELLPYITDRIKNNLPNAYVFVNSKTGKHYSENSLRRIWDDIREKVGLSQSIRLYDATRHSVASQLANKGIPLLNVAKLLGHSSTKMAEKYYIHTDVGRLKADIINLSLKDQTVTKPSPAEKVVL; from the coding sequence ATGACCTTGACAAATAACGAATTGATAGCGTATCTTCTCCAGGAGAAAGGAGAAGATGCCATGAAAGGGGCTATAAGAGCAAAGGGGCATTGTCCCGTTTGTCAGGGTAGTTTTACCGAAGTTAAAAAACTTGGGTTTATTTGTGCAGAACATAAGACGGTACCTAACCGTTTTTACATCGACCTATTCCACAAAGGCCAACGGATTCGTTTATTCTCAGATAAACATGGACAGGCCATTGATACTTATCAGAGAGCATCAAGCTTACTTAGCCACATCAATTACGAAATCCAGAACCGCACTTTCGATCCCACAAGATACGTTAAGCAAGACCTTGAAAAATTTTATGTTTCAACTTTACTAGATAAGTTTCTGACATTCAAAATTGATTCTATTGCGCCAAGCTATAAAAAGGATTATCGAAGGTTTGTACAGATTGCAAAAGATTACTTTGGCGGTACGGATGCAAGAGAGCTTCGGAAGATAGATGTAATAAACTACCGGGAACATCTTGCTAAAAATTTTGACTTCAGCGAAAAGACTGTTAAAAACATTCTGGACAATTTTAAAACCTTCTTGAACTACTTAAAATCTGACCTTGAAATACTAGACGTTGTTCCGTCATTCCCTGTTATTGGTGTGCCACAACCAAAGATTACCTGGCTTACCCAGGAGTTACAACAGAAAGTCTTTGAGGTCGTTCCGGATGATCACAAACCTATCTTTGCCTTTTTAATGTTGCATGGATGCCGTCCATCGGAAGCACGGGCTTTAAAGTGTAAGGACATTGATTTAGAACATGGTGTGATTACTATATCATCAACCTTTTCCGGTAGGGTGTTTCTGGAAAGAAGGAAAGGAAGAAATTCAAAGGATTCTACAATTCCACTTCATCCAGAATTGCTTCCATATATCACAGACCGTATAAAAAACAATCTTCCTAATGCCTACGTGTTTGTAAATTCTAAAACCGGTAAGCATTATTCAGAAAATAGTCTCAGAAGAATATGGGATGATATAAGGGAGAAAGTTGGATTAAGCCAGTCAATCCGTCTCTACGATGCAACAAGGCATTCCGTAGCGTCTCAGTTGGCTAATAAAGGCATACCACTTCTTAACGTGGCGAAGTTATTAGGGCATTCATCAACAAAAATGGCCGAAAAATACTACATTCATACCGATGTTGGAAGACTGAAAGCAGACATCATAAACCTATCGCTAAAAGATCAAACCGTCACCAAACCGTCACCAGCAGAAAAAGTGGTTTTGTAA
- a CDS encoding MerR family transcriptional regulator produces MSEKRLNLKQLARAFGISQVSVRNWLDKGLPHERTHKGYTFNLSECVQWREKILKDSKATSSDYESARAEKELWRAKTVKLNYERLGGSLVSAAEVKKAAFQAARMTRDAILAVPDRVASLLAGEISTSGKIDKTRVHEILGKELRQALENLSNNLNQPEVENDDKN; encoded by the coding sequence ATGTCGGAAAAAAGGTTGAATTTGAAACAGTTAGCTAGGGCATTTGGAATTTCTCAGGTGTCAGTCCGCAATTGGCTGGACAAAGGCCTTCCGCATGAGCGGACACATAAAGGCTACACATTCAATTTATCTGAATGCGTTCAATGGAGGGAAAAGATTTTAAAAGATTCCAAAGCAACAAGCAGTGATTATGAGTCTGCACGTGCTGAAAAAGAGTTATGGAGGGCAAAGACGGTTAAACTCAATTATGAGCGCCTGGGCGGTTCGCTTGTTAGTGCAGCTGAAGTAAAGAAGGCAGCCTTTCAAGCGGCCAGGATGACCAGGGATGCTATCCTTGCTGTTCCCGATAGGGTGGCTTCTCTCTTGGCCGGCGAAATCAGTACATCGGGCAAGATTGATAAAACCAGGGTGCATGAAATTTTGGGCAAAGAACTTCGCCAGGCGTTGGAAAATTTATCAAACAATCTTAATCAACCGGAGGTTGAAAACGATGATAAAAATTGA
- a CDS encoding transcriptional coactivator p15/PC4 family protein — protein MEQLDTVLGEIVKSETDKIVIGLKEYRGHKYVDMRTFFQGDDGNYLPTKKGITFSPKFIEAMIKILQKGAGKTQ, from the coding sequence ATGGAACAACTAGACACAGTATTAGGCGAAATTGTTAAGTCGGAAACCGACAAAATCGTAATCGGCCTCAAAGAATACAGAGGACACAAATATGTTGACATGCGAACTTTCTTCCAGGGCGATGATGGAAACTATCTGCCAACGAAGAAAGGCATTACCTTTTCGCCAAAATTCATTGAAGCCATGATAAAAATACTCCAAAAGGGAGCAGGTAAAACTCAATGA
- a CDS encoding bifunctional DNA primase/polymerase, whose translation MKTLDAALMYLEQGFPVIPMSPTDKKPLVKWAEFQTRMPSEQETKEMFSKYSKAMIGLVTGKISGICVIDCDSSEACEKIDFILPEMFESPIAVSPRGGRHYYFQCPEDLQTKTAVFSKVDVRANGGVIIAPPSINSQGKKYSWLNVSGLTRDALQPMPSNVIETLSQPPGKCARPHGSAPLNKNTLYIEGVTTNLTTPFANGRRDNDLFAVANGLVKSGIDINLASEVLRRLILSWGEEVDEKWVNDKIESALKRQEKRDGKFSDEVKEWILSSNGVFLSSDVVKCLQVSSRDEQKNLSKILSRLCEEGVIERHGEKNGCFRKIKKDYEVIDLSSVSINPLPIVWPFGIHEKVYVLPKSVAVVAGETDAGKTALCLNFACMNRERMKVRFLTSEMSGEEIKSRTLPLGVPESEWKKIEFIERSCNFQDLILPDGLTIVDYVEKSENFYEIARDIKEIFDRLKTGFVLIALQKKAGQEFGRGGDFSAEKARLYLSMSPGRLKIVKAKNWVKPDVNPNRMECEFKLVGGIKFIQTSGWRRPN comes from the coding sequence ATGAAAACGCTTGATGCAGCTCTTATGTATTTGGAGCAAGGCTTCCCGGTAATTCCAATGAGTCCGACCGATAAAAAGCCATTGGTGAAATGGGCTGAATTTCAAACCCGAATGCCTTCTGAGCAGGAAACCAAAGAGATGTTTTCGAAATATTCAAAGGCGATGATTGGTCTTGTTACCGGCAAAATTAGTGGGATTTGTGTTATTGATTGCGATTCGTCCGAGGCCTGTGAAAAGATTGATTTCATACTTCCCGAAATGTTTGAAAGTCCAATCGCCGTGAGTCCACGAGGGGGGCGCCATTATTATTTCCAATGCCCTGAAGACCTTCAAACTAAGACAGCTGTTTTTTCCAAAGTTGATGTTAGGGCAAATGGCGGCGTAATTATTGCTCCCCCCTCTATTAATTCACAAGGTAAAAAATATAGTTGGCTAAATGTTTCCGGACTTACACGAGATGCCTTACAGCCTATGCCCTCAAATGTAATTGAGACTCTGTCTCAACCCCCTGGCAAGTGTGCACGACCTCACGGGAGTGCACCATTAAATAAAAATACATTATATATAGAGGGTGTGACGACAAATCTGACGACACCTTTTGCAAACGGGCGTCGTGATAATGACCTTTTTGCGGTTGCAAACGGTTTAGTAAAATCTGGCATTGATATTAACCTTGCATCCGAAGTGCTTAGAAGACTGATACTTAGCTGGGGCGAGGAAGTTGATGAAAAATGGGTAAATGACAAAATTGAGAGTGCACTAAAACGGCAAGAAAAGCGGGATGGGAAGTTTTCAGACGAAGTAAAAGAGTGGATTTTGTCGTCAAACGGCGTTTTTTTGTCGTCAGACGTCGTCAAATGTCTACAAGTGTCGTCAAGGGACGAACAAAAGAATTTGTCAAAAATTCTGTCACGCCTTTGCGAGGAAGGCGTTATTGAGCGTCACGGGGAAAAAAACGGTTGCTTTCGTAAAATTAAAAAAGATTATGAAGTTATAGACTTGTCAAGTGTTTCCATAAATCCTCTTCCAATTGTATGGCCGTTCGGAATTCACGAAAAAGTCTACGTGTTGCCCAAATCTGTCGCTGTAGTCGCTGGAGAGACTGATGCTGGGAAAACTGCTCTCTGCCTTAATTTTGCATGCATGAACAGGGAGCGTATGAAAGTCCGCTTTTTGACTTCAGAAATGAGCGGCGAAGAGATAAAAAGTCGAACATTGCCTTTAGGCGTCCCTGAATCCGAATGGAAAAAAATTGAGTTCATCGAACGTTCTTGTAATTTCCAAGACCTGATCCTGCCTGATGGCCTCACCATTGTTGACTATGTGGAAAAGTCCGAAAATTTCTACGAAATCGCCAGGGATATAAAAGAGATTTTCGACCGACTAAAAACGGGCTTTGTGCTAATTGCCCTGCAAAAGAAGGCTGGTCAGGAATTTGGGCGGGGCGGCGATTTCTCTGCAGAAAAGGCGCGGCTATACCTGAGTATGTCGCCGGGAAGGTTGAAGATTGTAAAGGCAAAAAATTGGGTAAAACCCGATGTTAACCCAAATCGCATGGAATGTGAATTCAAATTAGTAGGCGGGATTAAATTTATCCAGACGAGTGGCTGGAGACGACCGAATTAA